A single Balneola sp. DNA region contains:
- a CDS encoding ZIP family metal transporter produces the protein MEFLDSLVFKVFIYSLATAIATGLGAIPFFFIKNISDSFLGKANAVAAGLMLSASYSLIFEGFQENDWMTLTGMLAGIFLVIGADKWMNKHFEVDMANLMGAGSKKMLLFLGIMTVHSFAEGVSVGVSFANTLEFGIFIAIAIAVHNIPEGLAISLVMVPKGTSPLKAVGWSIFSSLPQPIMAIPAFLFVEAFREYLPFGLGLAAGAMIWMVFAELIPEALQKCEPHKIGFWITMAIMGMTAFQMLL, from the coding sequence ATGGAATTTCTAGACTCACTCGTATTTAAGGTATTCATCTATTCGCTTGCCACAGCCATTGCAACCGGTCTGGGTGCCATACCCTTCTTTTTCATTAAGAATATCTCAGATTCCTTCCTTGGAAAAGCCAATGCTGTAGCCGCTGGGTTGATGCTATCTGCAAGTTACAGCCTCATTTTTGAAGGGTTTCAGGAAAATGACTGGATGACCCTGACAGGAATGCTTGCAGGTATCTTTCTCGTCATTGGCGCCGATAAATGGATGAACAAACATTTTGAAGTAGATATGGCAAACCTAATGGGCGCCGGAAGTAAGAAAATGCTACTCTTTTTGGGGATAATGACCGTTCACTCTTTCGCTGAAGGGGTAAGTGTCGGAGTTTCCTTTGCCAATACTCTAGAGTTCGGAATTTTTATAGCTATTGCTATTGCTGTTCATAATATCCCGGAAGGCCTTGCAATCAGTCTTGTTATGGTTCCAAAAGGTACCTCTCCGTTAAAAGCTGTAGGATGGAGTATTTTTTCCAGCTTACCTCAGCCAATTATGGCTATCCCGGCTTTCCTTTTTGTGGAAGCATTTAGAGAATACCTTCCTTTTGGACTCGGACTTGCAGCCGGGGCTATGATCTGGATGGTTTTCGCTGAATTGATTCCTGAAGCTCTACAGAAATGTGAACCTCATAAAATTGGCTTCTGGATAACAATGGCCATTATGGGTATGACTGCCTTCCAAATGCTACTCTAA